The Oscillospiraceae bacterium genome contains a region encoding:
- the lacZ gene encoding beta-galactosidase, producing the protein MQLPCDWQDPGLFRKNTLPDRSYYIPCATPAQALAGPREHSARMLPLSGQWGFSFWPTPGCIPENAAAGGPLPGEAPIPVPSCWQLHGYGRPQYTNVRYPFPYDPPFVPAQNPCGVYRRGFSLQKKPGERYHLVLEGADSCCYVYVNGAFAGYSQVSHSPAEYDLTGLVHSGENRLVLVVLKWCAGSYLEDQDKLRLSGLFRDVYLLCRPAAHLRDFFVHTRLTPGGKALVEVELERAGGAFPVELTLLSPAGETLQRLETTAASALFRLEAPVLWNAEQPALYTLLLAANGEFIRQRVGLRQVGIQGGRLLLNGQPLRLSGVNRHDSDPLTGFAVTPAQALLDLTLMKRHNINAIRTSHYPNAPWFGELCAEHGFYLLAEADMESHGCTAQYGADWLHDAGHIALDPQFSAAIQDRVRRCVQRDKNCPAVLIWSLGNESGYGPPFEAAARWLKGFDPSRPIHYEASIYVTGDHCNDTANIDLYSRMYPSPREVEEHLAAGLNEGKPYLLCEYSHAMGNGPGDLEAYAALMDAHPQLCGGFVWEWCDHALYAGQAPNGRPMYLYGGDWGDQPNDGNFCVDGLVRPDRTPHRGLAEYKNVLRPLRARLTAGGLELENRLGFLPAAAAVTCRWRLTRGGAETACGPLPLPHLPPRARALVPLPAALPQGEALAGATWCLELEYAAARGSSLVPEGWPLGFDQLVLHRRRALPPLPQSAAPALTQAPGCFVVEGPGFRYEFDRRTGLPRSLQKGGAELLACPAQWNLWRAPTDNDRIAKLDWYKAGYDRAEPRAYHSSAGAEGGFAVLRFGLSLVVPALQPLVRMEVCWRVSGTGLAELCCRCTRDGRLPPLPRFGLRLFLPNELKRCAYFGYGPTESYADKRAAARLAHWQETVDASLEHLRPQEERSHWGCTELTLAGPAAALRVESEQDFSFSALPYTQEELTQKRHDFELEAAGACVLCLDCRQAGIGSGSCGPALEPPLAFADASFGFCWRFSFPAP; encoded by the coding sequence ATGCAGCTCCCCTGTGATTGGCAGGACCCCGGCCTGTTCCGCAAAAACACCCTGCCGGACCGCTCTTATTATATCCCCTGCGCCACCCCCGCGCAAGCGCTGGCCGGCCCGCGGGAGCACTCGGCCCGCATGCTGCCCCTCAGCGGCCAGTGGGGTTTTTCCTTCTGGCCGACCCCCGGCTGCATCCCCGAAAATGCGGCGGCGGGCGGGCCCCTGCCCGGCGAGGCTCCCATCCCCGTGCCCTCCTGCTGGCAGCTGCACGGCTATGGCCGCCCCCAGTACACCAACGTCCGCTACCCCTTCCCCTACGACCCGCCCTTTGTGCCCGCCCAAAACCCCTGCGGGGTGTACCGGCGCGGCTTTTCGCTGCAAAAAAAGCCCGGCGAGCGGTACCATCTGGTGCTGGAAGGGGCCGATTCCTGCTGCTATGTATACGTGAACGGGGCCTTCGCCGGCTACAGCCAGGTCTCCCACAGCCCCGCGGAATACGATCTGACCGGCCTTGTGCACAGCGGCGAAAACCGGCTGGTGCTGGTGGTGCTCAAGTGGTGCGCCGGCAGCTATCTCGAGGACCAGGACAAGCTGCGCCTCTCGGGCCTGTTCCGGGATGTGTACCTGCTCTGCCGCCCCGCCGCCCACCTGCGGGACTTTTTTGTGCACACCCGCCTCACCCCCGGGGGCAAGGCCCTGGTCGAGGTGGAGCTCGAGCGCGCGGGCGGCGCGTTTCCTGTGGAGCTCACCCTGCTTTCCCCCGCGGGCGAAACGCTGCAGCGCCTCGAAACAACGGCTGCTTCGGCCCTGTTCCGGCTGGAAGCGCCGGTGCTCTGGAACGCCGAGCAGCCCGCACTCTACACCCTTTTGCTGGCTGCAAACGGCGAGTTCATCCGCCAGCGGGTGGGCCTGCGGCAGGTGGGCATCCAGGGCGGCCGCCTGCTTTTGAACGGCCAGCCGCTGCGCCTTTCCGGGGTCAACCGGCACGACAGCGATCCCCTCACCGGCTTTGCCGTCACCCCCGCCCAGGCGCTTTTAGACCTCACGCTCATGAAGCGGCACAACATCAACGCCATCCGCACCAGCCATTACCCCAATGCCCCCTGGTTCGGCGAGCTGTGCGCCGAGCACGGCTTTTACCTGCTGGCCGAGGCGGATATGGAGAGCCACGGCTGCACCGCCCAGTATGGGGCCGACTGGCTGCACGACGCGGGCCACATCGCCCTGGACCCCCAGTTCTCGGCCGCCATTCAGGACCGCGTGCGCCGCTGCGTCCAGCGCGACAAAAACTGCCCCGCGGTGCTGATCTGGTCCCTGGGCAACGAGTCCGGCTACGGCCCCCCCTTCGAGGCCGCGGCCCGCTGGCTCAAGGGCTTCGACCCCTCCCGCCCCATCCACTACGAGGCCTCCATCTACGTAACCGGCGATCACTGCAACGACACCGCGAACATCGACCTCTACAGCCGCATGTATCCCTCCCCCCGGGAGGTGGAAGAGCACCTGGCCGCCGGCCTGAACGAGGGCAAGCCCTATCTGCTGTGCGAATACAGCCACGCCATGGGCAACGGCCCGGGCGACCTGGAGGCCTACGCCGCCCTCATGGACGCCCACCCGCAGCTGTGCGGCGGTTTTGTGTGGGAGTGGTGCGACCACGCCCTGTACGCCGGGCAGGCCCCAAACGGCCGGCCCATGTACCTCTACGGCGGCGACTGGGGCGACCAGCCCAACGACGGCAACTTCTGTGTGGACGGCCTGGTGCGCCCCGACCGCACGCCCCACCGAGGCCTTGCCGAGTACAAAAACGTGCTGCGCCCGCTGCGCGCACGCCTCACAGCCGGCGGCCTGGAGCTGGAAAACCGGCTCGGCTTCCTGCCCGCCGCCGCGGCCGTGACCTGCCGCTGGCGGCTCACCCGGGGCGGGGCCGAGACCGCGTGCGGCCCGCTGCCCCTGCCCCACCTGCCCCCCCGCGCAAGGGCCCTTGTGCCGCTGCCCGCGGCGCTTCCGCAGGGCGAAGCGCTGGCCGGGGCCACCTGGTGCCTGGAGCTGGAATACGCCGCTGCCCGGGGCAGCTCGCTGGTGCCCGAGGGCTGGCCGCTGGGCTTCGATCAGCTCGTGCTGCACCGCCGGCGGGCGCTGCCCCCGCTGCCCCAAAGCGCCGCGCCCGCCCTCACCCAGGCCCCCGGCTGTTTTGTGGTGGAGGGGCCGGGCTTCCGGTACGAGTTCGACCGCCGCACCGGCCTGCCCCGCTCGCTGCAAAAAGGCGGCGCGGAGCTGCTGGCCTGCCCCGCCCAGTGGAACCTCTGGCGCGCCCCCACCGACAACGACCGCATCGCAAAGCTGGACTGGTACAAGGCTGGCTACGACCGGGCCGAACCCCGGGCCTACCACAGTTCGGCAGGGGCGGAGGGCGGCTTTGCCGTGCTGCGCTTCGGCCTTTCGCTCGTGGTGCCCGCCCTCCAGCCCCTGGTCCGCATGGAGGTCTGCTGGCGGGTGAGCGGCACGGGCCTGGCCGAGCTTTGCTGCCGCTGCACGCGGGATGGCCGCCTGCCGCCCCTGCCACGCTTTGGGCTGCGGCTGTTCCTGCCCAACGAGCTGAAGCGCTGCGCCTACTTTGGTTACGGCCCCACCGAGAGCTATGCCGACAAGCGCGCCGCCGCCCGCCTCGCCCACTGGCAGGAAACGGTGGACGCCTCCCTCGAGCATCTCCGCCCGCAGGAGGAGCGCAGCCACTGGGGCTGCACCGAACTCACCCTGGCCGGCCCCGCCGCGGCCCTGCGGGTGGAGAGCGAACAGGATTTCTCGTTTTCCGCCCTGCCCTATACCCAGGAGGAGCTCACCCAAAAGCGGCACGATTTCGAGCTGGAGGCGGCGGGCGCCTGCGTCTTGTGCCTCGACTGCCGCCAGGCGGGCATCGGCTCAGGCAGCTGCGGCCCCGCGCTGGAGCCGCCCCTCGCCTTTGCCGACGCCTCGTTCGGCTTTTGCTGGCGCTTTTCCTTCCCCGCGCCCTGA
- the murK_3 gene encoding N-acetylmuramic acid/N-acetylglucosamine kinase, whose translation MKEYIAGWDGGGTKTICEVRELAGGETLRFTAGPLNPNGTVPGQADATAAGLLAQMAALPGGLAGCRMLCVGAAGISNPATEQRLRAALEQGGYAGPVCFTGDQQTALYGALGGAGGMVLIAGTGSICYGQTLAGEEARAGGWGSLMDDEGGGYALGRDILAAVVRGFDGRGPATCLEPLVFGRLGVGDVRGMIGRVYAPGVGKREIAALAPLLSEALEQNDAAARQICEKAGRELALLVLPVANKLGLQNARAALAGSVLAKCPPVRQAVRAALQTALPGLRCVSPQNDAASGAVLIARRALLQKK comes from the coding sequence ATGAAAGAATACATTGCCGGCTGGGACGGCGGTGGGACCAAAACCATCTGCGAGGTGCGGGAATTGGCAGGCGGCGAAACGCTGCGATTTACCGCCGGGCCGCTGAACCCCAACGGCACGGTGCCCGGCCAGGCGGACGCCACCGCCGCAGGGCTGCTGGCACAGATGGCCGCCCTGCCGGGCGGGCTTGCGGGCTGCCGCATGCTGTGCGTGGGGGCCGCGGGGATCAGCAACCCGGCCACCGAACAGCGGCTGCGGGCCGCGCTGGAGCAGGGCGGCTATGCCGGCCCGGTGTGCTTTACCGGCGACCAGCAGACCGCGCTGTACGGCGCGCTGGGCGGCGCGGGGGGCATGGTGCTGATTGCGGGGACCGGTTCCATTTGCTACGGCCAGACCCTCGCGGGCGAAGAGGCCCGGGCGGGCGGCTGGGGCAGCCTGATGGACGACGAGGGCGGCGGCTACGCCCTGGGGCGCGACATCCTGGCCGCAGTGGTGCGCGGTTTTGACGGCCGGGGCCCGGCAACCTGCCTGGAACCGCTGGTGTTCGGCCGGCTGGGCGTGGGGGACGTGCGGGGCATGATCGGCCGCGTTTACGCCCCCGGGGTGGGCAAGCGGGAGATCGCGGCCCTGGCGCCGCTGCTGAGCGAGGCGCTGGAACAAAACGACGCCGCGGCCCGGCAGATCTGCGAAAAAGCGGGGCGGGAGCTGGCGCTGCTGGTTTTGCCGGTGGCAAACAAGCTGGGCCTGCAGAACGCCCGTGCGGCGCTGGCGGGCAGCGTGCTTGCCAAATGCCCGCCGGTGCGGCAGGCGGTGCGCGCGGCGCTGCAGACCGCGCTGCCGGGGCTGCGCTGCGTTTCGCCCCAAAACGACGCGGCCAGCGGCGCGGTGCTGATCGCCCGCCGCGCGCTGCTGCAAAAAAAGTGA